From Salvia splendens isolate huo1 chromosome 16, SspV2, whole genome shotgun sequence, a single genomic window includes:
- the LOC121772353 gene encoding uncharacterized protein LOC121772353 isoform X1: MAANAVTGSCNTTFLSSSLPKPPPSSHKLFPISRQFLRSYRITAPQHLTLISTASITRLSVSSPETSAVEAEQTDDGVSSTSASLSPGCNACGREEIERGCNGEGRIQGGIATVPGFGWWPIKAYRPCPAYLQSGGRYRRTGQSMDEVVSGGGGGRAKPTSRKSYFFYSELNLQQSSFAESVPLYLPLLIKSFPNLWG, from the exons atggctGCCAACGCCGTCACCGGCAGCTGCAACACCAccttcctctcttcctctctcccAAAACCTCCGCCGTCCTCGCATAAATTATTTCCTATATCGCGACAATTTCTCCGCTCTTATAGAATCACTGCACCTCAACACCTGACGCTAATTAGTACTGCTTCAATTACCCGACTTTCTGTTTCATCGCCTGAAACTAGCGCTGTTGAAGCAGAACAAACTGACGACGGCGTCTCTTCCACCTCTGCCTCTCTCTCACC GGGATGTAATGCCTGTGGAAGGGAAGAGATTGAGAGGGGTTGTAACGGTGAAGGAAGGATTCAAGGTGGGATTGCCACTGTCCCGGGCTTCGGCTGGTGGCCAATAAAAGCTTACCGGCCTTGCCCTGCATACCTGCAGTCCGGAGGGAGGTACAGAAGAACAGGCCAAAGCATGGACGAAGTTGTCtctggaggtggtggtggacgTGCCAAACCTACATCAAG GAAGAGCTATTTCTTCTACTCGGAGTTGAATTTGCAGCAATCCTCATTTGCTGAATCAGTGCCTCTGTATTTACCTCTTCTGAtaaaatcttttccaaatctttGGGGTTGA
- the LOC121772114 gene encoding cytochrome P450 89A2-like — protein sequence METCFIIIVSLCIAALLKSLISLSSPRSNRLPPGPPALPLIGNLIWLRKPISDLEHVLRRLKPHYGPIITIQIARRVFVFISDHSIAHRALVQNGAVFADRPPVTYHNAARKTISASSYGPTWRLLRRNLNQEILHPSRVRGYSASRRWVLSLLMDRIRRSSAAAPVRLIDHFQYAMFCLLVLLCFGDKLQESQIKEIEAIQRKYLLNFQRFAVLNFWPRLGRIIFRKRWKELIEIRGEQDRILIPLIRGRIESKKTRNSNQLVAYVDTLADLILPEEKRKLREEEIVSLCSEFLSAGTDTTSTALQWIMANLVKHREIQEKLYQEMIGVVEGDAVEEEDLQRLPYLKAVVLEALRRHPPAHFVLAHQVKEEVDLDGYRIPKEAYVNFMVADMNWDPEVWEEPMEFRPERFVEACTGQGFDVTGSREIKMMPFGAGRRVCPGFSVAMLHLEFFVANLIRSFKWEADEVDLTEKREATIVMKNPLLARISPRN from the coding sequence ATGGAGACGTgcttcatcatcatcgtctccCTCTGCATCGCCGCCCTACTCAAATCCCTAATCTCCCTCTCCTCTCCGCGCAGCAACCGCCTGCCGCCGGGTCCGCCGGCGCTCCCGCTCATCGGCAACCTCATATGGCTGCGCAAGCCCATCTCCGACCTCGAGCACGTTCTCCGCCGCCTTAAACCCCACTACGGCCCCATCATCACCATCCAAATCGCTCGCCGCGTCTTCGTCTTCATCAGCGACCACTCCATCGCTCACCGAGCCCTCGTCCAGAACGGCGCCGTTTTCGCCGATCGCCCCCCAGTCACCTACCACAACGCGGCGCGGAAGACGATCAGCGCCTCCTCCTACGGCCCGACGTGGCGCCTCCTCCGCCGCAACCTGAATCAGGAGATCCTCCACCCCTCCCGCGTCAGAGGCTACTCCGCGTCGCGCCGATGGGTGCTGTCTCTACTCATGGATCGCATCCGCCGTTCCTCCGCCGCCGCGCCGGTGAGGTTGATTGATCACTTCCAGTACGCTATGTTCTGTTTACTCGTGCTGCTCTGTTTTGGGGATAAACTGCAGGAGAGTCAAATCAAGGAGATCGAAGCGATCCAGCGTAAATATCTGTTGAATTTCCAGAGATTCGCCGTTCTCAATTTCTGGCCTCGGCTAGGGCGGATCATATTCCGGAAGCGGTGGAAGGAGCTGATTGAAATCCGCGGCGAACAGGATAGAATCCTGATTCCGCTCATCAGAGGTCGAATTGAATCGAAGAAAACGAGGAATTCGAACCAATTGGTAGCGTACGTGGACACGCTCGCGGATCTGATTCTACCGGAGGAGAAGAGGAAGCTTCGCGAAGAAGAAATCGTGAGCTTATGCAGCGAATTCCTCTCCGCCGGCACCGACACCACATCGACGGCGCTGCAATGGATCATGGCGAATTTAGTAAAGCACCGCGAAATTCAGGAGAAACTGTACCAGGAGATGATCGGCGTGGTGGAGGGCGAcgcggtggaggaggaggatctgCAGAGGCTGCCGTATCTGAAGGCGGTGGTGCTGGAGGCGCTGCGGCGGCATCCGCCGGCGCACTTTGTGTTGGCGCACCAGGTGAAGGAGGAGGTGGATCTGGACGGTTACCGAATCCCTAAGGAGGCGTACGTGAATTTCATGGTGGCGGACATGAATTGGGATCCGGAGGTGTGGGAGGAGCCGATGGAATTCAGGCCGGAGAGGTTCGTGGAGGCGTGCACGGGGCAAGGGTTTGACGTGACCGGAAGTAGAGAGATAAAAATGATGCCTTTCGGCGCTGGGCGGAGAGTTTGCCCGGGATTTTCGGTGGCGATGTTGCATTTGGAGTTCTTCGTTGCGAATTTAATTCGTAGCTTTAAGTGGGAAGCGGATGAGGTGGATCTCACAGAGAAGCGAGAGGCTACTATCGTCATGAAGAATCCTCTGCTTGCACGCATCTCTCCTAGAAATTAA
- the LOC121772353 gene encoding uncharacterized protein LOC121772353 isoform X2: MAANAVTGSCNTTFLSSSLPKPPPSSHKLFPISRQFLRSYRITAPQHLTLISTASITRLSVSSPETSAVEAEQTDDGVSSTSASLSPGCNACGREEIERGCNGEGRIQGGIATVPGFGWWPIKAYRPCPAYLQSGGRYRRTGQSMDEVVSGGGGGRAKPTSSKKKEGSE; this comes from the exons atggctGCCAACGCCGTCACCGGCAGCTGCAACACCAccttcctctcttcctctctcccAAAACCTCCGCCGTCCTCGCATAAATTATTTCCTATATCGCGACAATTTCTCCGCTCTTATAGAATCACTGCACCTCAACACCTGACGCTAATTAGTACTGCTTCAATTACCCGACTTTCTGTTTCATCGCCTGAAACTAGCGCTGTTGAAGCAGAACAAACTGACGACGGCGTCTCTTCCACCTCTGCCTCTCTCTCACC GGGATGTAATGCCTGTGGAAGGGAAGAGATTGAGAGGGGTTGTAACGGTGAAGGAAGGATTCAAGGTGGGATTGCCACTGTCCCGGGCTTCGGCTGGTGGCCAATAAAAGCTTACCGGCCTTGCCCTGCATACCTGCAGTCCGGAGGGAGGTACAGAAGAACAGGCCAAAGCATGGACGAAGTTGTCtctggaggtggtggtggacgTGCCAAACCTACATCAAG caagaaaaaggaaggatcTGAGTAA
- the LOC121771203 gene encoding probable F-box protein At4g23960 translates to MLLIHRIRKPNSEEKERLRRQRSPSEFGDSRTSGVDGQNGVHSKERTTLLVDGGENGAQAGISLMEQLVPDLRLHALSFLDYPSVCHLSMTNSLLYRAANDEILWKTLYLKDFSLDQGDVKPANGWKACYAATLAIVNINADFFRIVKERSHTAMSQFWLNAGYVKCFLATGESFTGYNQVMASDI, encoded by the exons ATGCTTTTAATCCACCGGATAAGAAAGCCAAACAGTGAGGAAAAAGAG AGGTTGAGGCGGCAGCGAAGCCCTTCTGAATTTGGGGACTCGAGGACTTCTGGTGTGGATGGACAGAATGGAGTTCACAGTAAGGAGAGAACGACTCTGCTTGTCGATGGTGGTGAGAATGGTGCGCAGGCGGGTATATCGCTAATGGAGCAGCTGGTGCCGGATCTAAGACTGCATGCTCTCAGCTTCTTAGATTACCCCAGTGTCTGCCATCTCTCCATGACGAATTCGCTCCTGTATAGAGCTGCCAATGATGAGATTTTGTGGAAAACGCTCTATCTTAAG GATTTCTCATTGGACCAAGGTGATGTTAAGCCAGCCAATGGATGGAAAGCTTGTTATGCAGCTACTTTAGCCATTGTTAACATCAACGCTGACTTTTTTAGGATAGTTAAAGAAAGGTCGCATACTGCCATGTCCCAGTTTTGGCTCAATGCAGGTTACGTCAAATGTTTCCTTGCTACTGGCGAGTCATTTACTGG TTACAATCAAGTCATGGCGAGCGACATTTAG
- the LOC121770260 gene encoding uncharacterized protein LOC121770260, with protein sequence MEGKVRGYQHEDKLMLDEDKFRNLSMLERSTIRKVASKMEVSKTTIGRFLKSNQLKPHTSAIKPTLTETNKIARMKWCLSHIQPTLAEGKLLYHSMHNIVHIDEKWFYMTKTSDRYYLLPDEDVPYRSCKSKRFITKVMFMAAVCRPLCGPDGDIIFDGKIGLFPFTDQIPAQRSSKNRPKGTMETKPIQSITKEVMTACLLNQIIPSIKAKWPTNASKKIFIQQDNAKPHLRAADHHFEALASTDGFEFHLISQPPNSPDTNVLDLGYFRAIQSLQDDKMATSVDDLLRNVFTSFEELSPQTLNRVFITLQSCLTAILQVHGKNDYKIPHMNKNRLERTEGLPLQLQVEEGLVRQSLEYLKLPENNTGDSYDIGRLNHALGY encoded by the exons ATGGAAGGCAAAGTAAGAGGTTATCAACACGAAGACAAACTCATGTTAGATGAAGACAAGTTTAGAAACCTGTCCATGCTTGAGAGATCAACCATAAGGAAGGTTGCTTCTAAGATGGAAGTGAGCAAGACAACAATTGGTAGATTTCTTAAGAGTAATCAATTGAAACCTCATACAAGTGCTATCAAGCCTACACTTACTGAAACCAACAAAATTGCAAGGATGAAATGGTGTCTTTCTCATATTCAACCTACACTCGCTGAAGGTAAACTTCTTTACCATTCAATGCACAACATTGTTCATATTGACGAGAAATGGTTCTACATGACAAAGACATCAGATAGATACTACCTGTTGCCGGATGAAGATGTGCCATACAGGTCCTGTAAGTCCAAGAGATTCATCACTAAAGTAATGTTCATGGCTGCTGTGTGTAGGCCACTTTGTGGGCCTGATGGAGACATCATATTCGATGGTAAAATAGGGTTATTCCCATTCACAGACCAGATACCAGCCCAAAGAAGTTCAAAGAACAGGCCAAAAGGGACAATGGAGACAAAGCCTATTCAGTCAATTACCAAGGAAGTCATGACAGCTTGTCTCCTAAACCAG ATTATACCATCAATCAAAGCCAAATGGCCAACCAATGCAAGCAAGAAGATTTTCATACAGCAAGATAATGCCAAACCTCACCTTAGAGCAGCTGATCATCACTTTGAGGCACTTGCAAGTACTGATGGATTTGAATTCCATCTAATTAGCCAACCACCAAACTCCCCAGACACAAATGTGTTAGACCTTGGATATTTCAGGGCAATACAGTCACTACAGGATGACAAGATGGCCACAAGTGTAGATGATTTGCTTAGGAATGTGTTTACCTCATTTGAAGAACTctcaccacagactctgaataGAGTATTCATCACTTTGCAAAGCTGTTTGACAGCAATATTACAAGTGCATGGGAAGAATGACTACAAGATCCCTCATATGAACAAGAACAGGTTGGAAAGAACAGAGGGGTTGCCTTTACAACTTCaggttgaagaaggattggTGAGACAGAGCTTGGAGTATCTAAAGCTGCCTGAAAACAACACTGGGGACTCATATGACATAGGGCGGCTTAACCATGCTTTAGGGTACTAG